A window of the Polaribacter sp. HaHaR_3_91 genome harbors these coding sequences:
- the hxpB gene encoding hexitol phosphatase HxpB: MILNTFIFDMDGVIIDSEPFWRQAQIKILSTYNVTVTVEDCIKNTMGKRIDDVALTWCQLHQLSINPKILEKEIITAVVQLITEKGKAKKGLFELLDFLTKNNFNIALATSSSKPIINAVFNKLNITHYFKVVCSADDEAYGKPHPAIYLKAAKLLKVPTGNCLVLEDSVTGLIAAKAASMHTLVIPEDKNDPRFTLANNIYTSMLDVVNYLKTLQ; encoded by the coding sequence ATGATATTAAACACTTTTATTTTTGACATGGATGGAGTTATCATAGACTCCGAACCTTTTTGGCGACAAGCACAAATAAAAATTTTATCGACTTACAATGTAACCGTTACTGTAGAAGATTGTATAAAAAACACCATGGGTAAAAGGATAGATGATGTTGCTCTCACTTGGTGTCAATTACATCAATTATCTATAAATCCTAAAATTTTAGAAAAAGAAATTATTACAGCTGTAGTTCAATTAATTACTGAAAAAGGAAAAGCAAAAAAAGGCTTATTCGAGTTGTTAGATTTTTTAACTAAAAACAACTTTAATATTGCCCTTGCTACCTCTTCTAGCAAACCTATCATTAACGCGGTTTTTAACAAACTGAATATTACTCATTATTTTAAGGTAGTTTGTAGTGCAGACGATGAAGCATACGGAAAACCACATCCGGCTATTTATCTGAAAGCAGCAAAATTGTTAAAAGTACCTACTGGAAATTGCTTGGTATTAGAAGATAGTGTTACGGGGTTAATTGCCGCAAAAGCTGCTAGTATGCACACCTTAGTTATTCCTGAAGACAAAAATGATCCGAGATTTACATTAGCCAATAACATTTATACTTCAATGCTAGATGTTGTTAATTATTTAAAAACATTGCAATAA
- a CDS encoding NUDIX domain-containing protein translates to MSNKKISNISVDCVVFGYDTDTKSLNVLLIKRYLESKSENKVLVDDYVLTGYHVYEDETLDDSASRVLKELTGLTNLYKKQFRAFGDPNRLTNEKDLLWIQNEEFNLRTITIAYYFLLKTEDVAIENNKYKAQWFSINDLPELGFDHKQIILEAYEDLKTKCLQEPIIFELLPDKFTINDVQDLYQSILAIEIDNRNFRRKLINKKYLVPLDEKQVGVSKKPAQLYMFSKDIYNKMFQKNYLINI, encoded by the coding sequence ATGAGCAACAAGAAAATATCAAATATATCGGTAGATTGTGTCGTTTTTGGATATGATACAGATACCAAATCTTTAAATGTTTTATTAATAAAACGATATTTAGAATCAAAATCTGAAAATAAAGTACTTGTTGATGATTATGTATTAACAGGATATCATGTCTATGAAGATGAAACTTTAGACGACTCTGCTTCTAGAGTATTAAAAGAATTAACCGGACTTACCAATTTATATAAAAAACAATTTAGAGCTTTTGGTGATCCAAATAGGTTGACGAATGAAAAAGACTTATTATGGATTCAAAATGAGGAATTCAACTTAAGAACTATTACAATTGCTTATTATTTTTTATTAAAAACAGAAGATGTTGCTATCGAAAATAACAAATATAAAGCACAATGGTTTTCAATAAATGACTTACCTGAATTAGGATTTGATCACAAACAAATCATTTTAGAAGCCTATGAAGATTTAAAAACAAAATGCCTACAAGAACCAATTATATTTGAGTTATTACCAGATAAATTTACCATAAATGATGTACAAGACTTGTATCAATCAATATTGGCAATAGAAATAGATAATCGGAATTTTAGAAGAAAATTAATCAATAAAAAATACTTGGTTCCTTTAGACGAAAAACAAGTTGGAGTTTCTAAAAAACCAGCACAGTTGTATATGTTTAGCAAAGATATTTACAATAAAATGTTTCAGAAAAATTACTTAATCAACATTTAA